TTATCATAGCGGACGACGATGGGGCGGTCGTTGGCGATCAGTTCGGCGGCCAGGGTGAGGACGAACGCGACCAGGAAAATCCACAGCGACCACCAGCCGCGGCGGTTGCGGCGAAAGGCGTCGAGACGGCGTTGGGTCAGCGGGCTCATGCTCACACCGGACGGCTGGAAAAGTCGATGCGCGGATCGACGTAGTGATAGGTCAGGTCGCTGATCAGGTTCAGCACCAACCCCAGCAGGCTGAACATGTAAAGGGTGCCGAACATCACCGGATAATCGCGGTTGGTCACCGCCTCGAAGCCCAACAGGCCGATACCGTCCAGGGAAAAGATGATCTCGATCAGGATGCTGCCGGCGAACAGGATGCCGACCAGAGCCGATGGGAAGCCGGCGATGACCAGCAGCATGGCGTTTCTGAATACATGGCGGTACAGCACCTGATTTTCGCTCAGGCCCTTGGCCCTGGCGGTGACCACGTATTGCTTGCCGATTTCTTCGAGGAAGGAATTCTTGGTCAGCATGACCAGTCCAGCAAAACCGCCGATGACCAGGGCGGTGACCGGCAGGGTCAGGTGCCACAGGTAATCCTTGATCTTGCCCCAGGCGCCCAATTGGTCGAAATCCACCGAGGTCAGGCCGCGCAGTGGGAACCAATCCAGATAGCGCCCGCCGGCGAAAACGACGATGAGCAGGATGGCGAACAGGAAGCCGGGCACCGCATAGCCGATGATCACCGCCCACGAGGTGGCGATGTCGAAGCTATTGCCGTCGCGCCTTGCCTTGGCGATGCCCAAGGGGATGGAGACCAGATAGATGATCAGGGTGCTCCACAGCCCCAGCGACACCGAAACCGGCATTTTCTCGATGATGAGATCGATCACCGACACGTCGCGGTAAAAGCTTTTGCCGAAATCGAAGCGCAGGTAATTGCCGACCATACCGATGAAGCGTTCATGTGCCGGCTTGTCGAAACCGAATTGCTTTTCGATCTCGGCA
This is a stretch of genomic DNA from Magnetospirillum gryphiswaldense MSR-1 v2. It encodes these proteins:
- a CDS encoding microcin C ABC transporter permease YejB gives rise to the protein MLAYALRRLLLMPLTLLGIMLINFVIAQMAPGGPVEQMIARIEGQAASTTQRISGAGAGEVQAPRGQSGAYRGAQGLDPKFIAEIEKQFGFDKPAHERFIGMVGNYLRFDFGKSFYRDVSVIDLIIEKMPVSVSLGLWSTLIIYLVSIPLGIAKARRDGNSFDIATSWAVIIGYAVPGFLFAILLIVVFAGGRYLDWFPLRGLTSVDFDQLGAWGKIKDYLWHLTLPVTALVIGGFAGLVMLTKNSFLEEIGKQYVVTARAKGLSENQVLYRHVFRNAMLLVIAGFPSALVGILFAGSILIEIIFSLDGIGLLGFEAVTNRDYPVMFGTLYMFSLLGLVLNLISDLTYHYVDPRIDFSSRPV